Proteins encoded by one window of Musa acuminata AAA Group cultivar baxijiao chromosome BXJ2-9, Cavendish_Baxijiao_AAA, whole genome shotgun sequence:
- the LOC135623634 gene encoding probable ubiquitin-conjugating enzyme E2 16 isoform X1, whose amino-acid sequence MKAHHHSCRVAESNAGLYFPPFCVRHCRRIMTSSSGPSRKSLSKIACNRLQKELAEWQVSPPAGFKHKVTDNLQRWVIEVVGAPGTLYANETYQLQVDFPEHYPMEAPQVIFLHPAPLHPHIYSNGHICLDILYDSWSPAMTVSSVCISILSMLSSSAVKQRPADNDRYVKNCRNGKSPKETRWWFHDDKV is encoded by the exons ATGAAAGCGCATCATCACTCTTGCCGAGTAGCAGAATCGAACGCCGGCTTATACTTCCCCCCTTTCTGTGTCCGCCACTGCCGCCGAATCATGACCAGTTCTTCGGGTCCTTCTCGCAAG TCTCTGAGCAAGATCGCGTGCAACAGGCTCCAGAAGGAACTGGCGGAGTGGCAGGTGAGCCCTCCGGCCGGCTTCAAGCACAAGGTCACCGATAACCTCCAAAG ATGGGTCATTGAAGTGGTTGGGGCGCCGGGGACTCTGTATGCGAATGAGACGTACCAGCTTCAGGTCGATTTTCCGGAGCATTACCCCATGGAAGCCCCTCAA GTCATATTTCTTCATCCTGCGCCTCTTCATCCGCACATCTATAGCAACGGCCATATCTGTTTAG ATATACTATACGATTCTTGGTCGCCAGCAATGACTGTCAGCTCGGTTTGCATCAGCATTCTGTCCATGTTATCAAGCTCAGCTGTTAAG CAACGTCCTGCTGATAACGACCGCTACGTGAAGAACTGCAGGAATGGTAAGTCTCCAAAGGAGACTAGATGGTGGTTCCATGATGACAAAGTATGA
- the LOC135623634 gene encoding probable ubiquitin-conjugating enzyme E2 16 isoform X2, producing MKAHHHSCRVAESNAGLYFPPFCVRHCRRIMTSSSGPSRKSLSKIACNRLQKELAEWQVSPPAGFKHKVTDNLQRWVIEVVGAPGTLYANETYQLQVIFLHPAPLHPHIYSNGHICLDILYDSWSPAMTVSSVCISILSMLSSSAVKQRPADNDRYVKNCRNGKSPKETRWWFHDDKV from the exons ATGAAAGCGCATCATCACTCTTGCCGAGTAGCAGAATCGAACGCCGGCTTATACTTCCCCCCTTTCTGTGTCCGCCACTGCCGCCGAATCATGACCAGTTCTTCGGGTCCTTCTCGCAAG TCTCTGAGCAAGATCGCGTGCAACAGGCTCCAGAAGGAACTGGCGGAGTGGCAGGTGAGCCCTCCGGCCGGCTTCAAGCACAAGGTCACCGATAACCTCCAAAG ATGGGTCATTGAAGTGGTTGGGGCGCCGGGGACTCTGTATGCGAATGAGACGTACCAGCTTCAG GTCATATTTCTTCATCCTGCGCCTCTTCATCCGCACATCTATAGCAACGGCCATATCTGTTTAG ATATACTATACGATTCTTGGTCGCCAGCAATGACTGTCAGCTCGGTTTGCATCAGCATTCTGTCCATGTTATCAAGCTCAGCTGTTAAG CAACGTCCTGCTGATAACGACCGCTACGTGAAGAACTGCAGGAATGGTAAGTCTCCAAAGGAGACTAGATGGTGGTTCCATGATGACAAAGTATGA